ACATGgcatacaccacatgctgtattatataatgtctaataaattacagaacgtttagcaaacactgaggagtcaaataaataaagcaaataaataaaagagagcctccatagcataatgtgaggtaaacagcaaagataagttttcaaaatgaaaacaaaaagaacagtaaaactaaacttgctgcAACTAGACAGTGCTTGCATgtcccccctcccccaccccacAAGAATACTAACATGTTTACCTTCTCTGGGTTAAGaagtcttttactttactttagcgtAAAAACCATCAATCGTTTCCTCAATATTCGCGTCATTTTTGCTGTGCGCAGCTTCGCGCTCGTGCTGACGCGGTGAGCATAAACCAGGCTCTACACTCCAAGCGCTGCACACTTCAACCTATCTCATATTCAACATAAACTCAAACGCAAAAGAAATGACAAATCCTATTAGTCGATCAAACCGGTGCGGTGGTCGCGGCGACCGCTCACAAAATTTAGTCAAATAGGCAGAAAAAATGCTTGCAGTCTGGAGTCCTGCAAttaaatataaccaaaacaggctattattattttgtttatcaataataaactaaatataaataaaacttgtcCACTcggttttgtaattttttcttaattttttagtCCATATGAAAAGGTGCGTTTATTTCTATTAAAGGTACGTCTATTTGGAGATGGCGAGTCAAAGCGTCGGCATTCGGCAACTTCATCTTTGCACCCAACACTGACTcgcactagtttatcaataaataattaaaatgtcttctttcccCCGAAACATTCATAATCACTTTGCCGATGCTTTGATTGCTTTATGCGCGAGCTGGAGCGCGGAGTAGGCTATAGCCTAAAATACGCCTgcctataggcctatattaaaggatggttaatatattattatattaatcaatttaatataaaattttgaggtgaaaatgggagaaggactatttaatgttaataaaattcacaattcatttcagttcatgtctcagaaatgtgtatttttgtttgtaatttcacagctgtaataccaaAACATGTTAATGGAGTTGGAAAGTGCAGCTTTTCTGTCATgaatgtgccgaatctgctgatgtaattagaGTTGAGCTCTTCTGCCTgtgttggtaaaaaaaattaccaatcagcatcgagtgttcactttcagcgctgaggagtgttgagaaaagaaacctcgtaggGGAGGCcagcctcccttctggtatatcaaccaatcatcatagagacatAAATTACGTAATATTTGAATGTCTCGCGCTGCGCTGCGCTGATAATGTACCAAGTAGGCCTACTTatgagtagcgatattgaatatttgatcgccaacagatttaccaagctgtcattcaaacagcatacaaattaaaataaagggaGAACACGCTACAGCAGTCAgcttaattaaatagcacaacaggcagctctcttttaacacaaacttttaaaaagggatggatgtttgcttcaagtgacaGGCCATGGtaagtgaaattattattaatagtgtcGTTTTcttcccagaccaatacaattagtgtgcctcttctgttttaaaacccacgagccacCACTGATATAATGTACGACAagttgactagaaaaatctttattcaggggcaggcctacttagcacaaggaagtgctcctttttttaataaaatgcaataattacattACGAAAATGCGACAGCTGCAAATCATGTCATTATTGCATTGCACGAGTTATGCGTATAAAGAgtcaaatgttgttgttgttttttttcttttcttttttagtatcaccttaattattaaatacaataggCTACAGCATGTatttacggagccccgcacatggcatgcaggaaaaccTGCGCCTGCGGATCTCTAAAAgacgtgcgcacaatttactaattcgttccctcaatgtactaaaacgtgcacatgattactattgtgttccctcgatttactattttgttcactcgatttataaattgtgcgcacgatttactaattcgttccctcgatttgctaaattttagcacgatttagcaaatcgagggaacgcaatagtaaatcgagggaacgcaatagcaatgatgtgcacgttttagtacattgagggaatgaatcagtaaatcatgcgcacaatttattaattttttcttgcatgtcatttgCGGGGCTCCGTATGTATATAATTGGTTCCAGGAAAAAAATCGGTGGGGGTGCTGAAGCACCTGCTAGCCCCTCCCTAGCCCCGCCCATGAATGTGGCATATACatagttttaaatattgttagtTGATCCATTATTCGGCGAGCGACAGTTGGGCTGGTTTGTTTCGTGTGTTCCACAAGTCTGCTCTCATCGGGCTCACATCTGTGGCAGTTTGGCGTCGGGGACGTCATTGCCGTCGGcgagagtgagagctctgattaGATGTTCAGTTCAGCGAACGAGTCAGCGtcgagaattaaagcaaaagtgatgaaaacaagcctGTGAATGAAGGCgatgatctttcccaatcattctaataggctacgtgaatgttttcataacaacgtgagctgcttaaaatgtttaaaggggtcatatgatacgatttcaaatttttctttttctttggagtgttacaagctcttggtgaataaagaagatctggaAAATTGCAAAGacctaaagtctcaaatccaaagagatattctttataaaagttaagactcgtccactccccctgaaatggctcgttctaacacgcccccacatatctacgtcagtatgtgggaagatttgcataacaccgcccagtagttcacgcaaagaaagaaggcgtactttttattctcgttgtagtattgttgttgctgccgccgccatgtcgcatagacgctgtgtgtttcactgtgaaagcgaaactactttgtttggcctttcaaaagaagaagatgatatccgcttcgtcatgcttggggctgatccgtgctggtcgctgagggaATACcacaactttgcactgtggatcaccgaaTCGGCTTTCAGCCAGGGGTCCAGCCAGGGGTCGTCACATGttgttgctgcaagaccaaggtacgctccttcgtagaatcagCCTGTCACACCTTTCTCAAGccacccacctctgctcactcaaactggccatggctcactctaggcctccgggcctctgctcactcaaggcctactactttgtttttgccttccaaaagaaaacacaactagaaatcatgtttatatcacgtttataatgggtttttatgtttatgtctcatcactccggccggacaaggcatcacaataagttaagaggcgtaacatacTTTTCCGTCAcccgcttgaggcattcggccaatcacaacgcgctggatagctggccaatcacagcacacctcacttttcagagagatgagccttgtgaaaatggACATGTTtttagaaggcggggcatagaggataataatgtacagtatgtggaaaataatgtgttttttttttttttaccttaaaccgcataaacacatttcattacaccaaatacacaaaataatgttcattttagcagcatcatatgacccctttaaagttatcaacgttactgatattcaaaatggtaagcaagcgctgctttgcttgcgtttatctcgtatatctttgttttggtttctactttacaaataaaaataaaaaatgattaaaagaacATCACATTAACATCAcgcacccccaaaacaaaaccagaacaaaCGTGTTAGTTTGCCCTCGGCTGTTATGTCTCACGATCAATTATGAAACCAAATCTGAAAAGGTTATATTGTAAGAAGATTAAAAATATACCTCAAAATGAATGTATGTAACTCACAAGCaatgaataaatgacaatttaaaaatatttcttaaggaCTTCAGTAGCTGAATTGCAAATTCTCAAGAACAATGAAGATAGTTTGCATCAACAAACACTTGGCTGATGGGATTTCTGCAAAAAGTTTCACAATAACTGAGAAAGAGCCCCTGAGAAAcatttaatgtcatatttaattaacatttgatCTGGTTACAGTTCATCCAGAATAAATCATGTATTTACTTAAAGAGTTTCTTTTGGACCTTTATTTCCAGAATTGCAGAAGGATAAAGTCATCTAACAGTAAAACTGTCACCCCAAGATCACGTTTGCATTATACAATCATTTCTGAATTATCTAAGGAGTGTTAGATCACTATGAcgttgcatatttgactgtatataAAGTTCCCTTATATAGCTGTGAGCAGAATGAAGGATGGATCTCTAAAAGAGGTGTTCAGAGGTCTTCTCCAAACTTCATAGCCCTTCAAGCCATGGGCcctttgttgttattgttgtcgttgtttctcattttaatgctttaacACAACATACTGCTTTTAGGgctaatttaaaattattttaaattttttccaacAGCATAACACAAGATTGGACACAAGAGGAATAGTAGATTGATTGTGTTGACTTTGTTTGATCAGGAGTCAGATTTTGAAAAGTAATGCATAACATCTCCTTTCCCCACTTTCTCACTGTCACGGTTCTGAATGACTGGGACTGGACCAGCaggatcatatttttttcatttgctctTTCAGCTTACCTTCTGACTATTGTTCTTAATGCCGCCTTGATTATGATAATTGCTTTTGAGAAAGCCCTGCATGAGCCCATGTACATTTTCTTGTGTAATCTGTGTGTTAATGATCTGTGTGGAACTACAGGATTTTATCCCAGGGCTTTGGTATATTTACTCACAGAAACAAACAGGATTTCATTTGAGGAATGTATTGTACAATGTCTTGCCATTGTGATGTATGCAACTGGTGAATTCACAAATTTAAGTGTCATGGCTGTTGATAGGTACATAGCGATCTGTCAACCTTTACGTTATCACAGCATTATGTCACCTTTCGCTGTGAGGAGCCTAGTGACTTTTATTTGGATATTTCCTTTTTTCATAGGTGTATTGGCAATTTCATTGGCACTGAAACACCCTCTTTGCAGATATGACATGAATAGACTTTTCTGTGAACACCTTACCCTGTTGAATCTTGCATGCAAACAAGATATTTTTCAAGGGATCATTAATGGATTTATCTATATTAGCAaggctgtgttttttgtttttgttctgatgtcctatttaaaaataattctagcTTGCAGAAAATCTAAAGTAAATCGAGAGAAGTTCTACAGCACATGTGTGCCACACCTAATTTCCTTTATGATTACAACATGTGGTCTTTCCGATTCTCTTCTCACAAGATTTAAAGCAGAAACACTGTCTAATATAGCGTCTACGTTTTTGTCTGTTATAATCCTGACTTTTCCCCCTGTTGTCAATCCTGTAATATATGGTATAAAATTAGGTCCAATAAGggcaaaaatattgtatattttcaaAAGTCCAAGGATTAATAACTTGTAGTATTCACTGTTATAAATATTGTTGACTACATTTTGTGTCATGATGCATCACAGTGATGATTCCTTAAAAGTggcaatgattaaaaaaaaaaaagcagaagccAGCATGtgcttatataatattatttgaacAGGATAATGTTTTCTTTGAGCTGTACCATTAATGTCACATGATTTAATAgctaagaaatatatatacaatatatatacaatacaagtGCTTAGTATTTGACCCTGCATATGAATgctatcaaaaacaataaaaaaacaaaaacaaagcaggcCTGTGTCACATGCATTAAAACAATAAGTTTTCAAACATACAGTGGAGCTGAATAAGATGTTATGAACATTGATCACACTGAAACTCAACCAAGAAAATGGAAAACACAGCAACACTTTGATGCCATCTTCTGGTAAAAACCTAAAAGCCACCCAGGATTTTTTAAGATTATTAGCAAGCCATATTCTCTTCTCatgtgttcatatttttttttttaaagtagctcTATTTCACTGCCTCCAACCAAAACACAACCAGCTAAGTCTTTATTATTGGTATTAATATGATCAATTGAacttataaaactataaaagctGGAAAtccaaagttttaaatattattatagtttatcaattatgaaaataaaatctgaaaaatgttgtATTGcagaaagatataaaaatataccttaaaataaatgtgtgtagcTTGGGCAATTTAAACACAGGGTAATTTAAGAATATTTCTGAAGCATTTCAGCAAAGCAGAATTGTAAAAATGTCAAGAACAATGTAAATAAAGTAGCCTTCAGCACACATACTCGTAAGAGTTCTGCATTCAAGTTCACAATAACtgatacaatgaaaaaaatggtgtaggatttactttgaaaccatttttattcagaaatggctaaatttcacatataattacaaagaaacagcaagtaatggATTGAATTAAGagtaaattttgaaaataaaaagtgaaatattattttcatgtaaaatgcaCTCTATTCATATTTCTAAACTCTATTCATAATTCTAAACATTCATATTTCACAATCCACATTGTCAGAGTTTTTATGGCAAAGGTTGTGGTTGTATTGAAAATCTTTGGTTCCCTTTAAGTTGGTCGCtttcgacgtcacgtcggtgatgaCAAATTGTGAATCTCGcgagagagaccaatctacttagagtgtaaactaaacaagcgaatgcacattggcatgcaatgattgcatccagctgccgctgatcgaTGATGATTCTCAGTGCCCCACTCCGGTACCATTCTTCCTGGAGGTGCATTAGGAACTAACCAGGTCATGGACAGCACCTTTTATTGCCAAAAACCGACCTGCTAACTCCTCCTCCCTCACTACCCTTGACAGTGGTGCAACTAAGGGTTATACGGGGGTCCCCCCATTGGAGTGGTCAGTAGCGATACAGTTTATATTAATACCACCTCCTCCTGGTGGGGCAAACTGTCCCTTTCCTCCCTGGCCTGTAGGTACTTGTCTGGTCTGACCAGCAGTGCCTATGTGGCCTGTGGAGAAGGAGCATCTCCCTTACACGCTTTGGCATTACTGCAGGTCCACAAGGCTAAGGtactgaaggacctgcatgaaGGTGGTCATGATCCGgaggcagctggatgcaatcatcgcatgtcaatgtgcattggctcttttagtttacactcgaggtagattggtctctctggcaagatttccaattcgtcggtcactgacgtgacgtctccgatccatccttcagggaatgagggttacatatgcagtgttgggcagtaacgcataACTTAGTAATTTacttcataaatttcatggagaaaaaagtaacgtaactagtaaaataactaattactaattacttttgaaataaagtaatcagaacagtaacgtgatttttaaaaggagtaatcagtaatcagtaatttgattacattttcagagtaacttgcccaacattGTACACATGTAACTGAGACGTTTTAGAAGAGTCCATGAGGATCATTTAAGGGTCCTAAAATTCAGCTGCAGTTTATCTAGAATAaatagaattatttaaataaaagacaaCCAAACAACACACTACCACATGAAAACATAAGTTACATAGCTGTCAACCAATCACCACGCTGCCAGAGGAgaatcctaaccctaaggttgtgggttcgagtcttgggccggcaataccacgactgaggtgcccttgagtaaggcactgaacccccaactgctccccgggcgccgcagcataaatggctggccactgctctgggtgtatgtgtgtgtgtgtgtgtgtgtgtgcgcactttggatgggttaaatgcagagcacgaattctgagtatgggtcaccatacttggctgtatgtcatgtcactttttcactttactTCAGAATTACAGAAGGATCAAGTGATCTAACACACTTAAAGGTCAAATTTGCGttcaataattatttctaaattatcaAAGGACTGTTAGATCATTATAATGTTGCGTATCTGACTCTATATAAGGTTCCCTCATGCAGCTGTGAGCAGAATAAATCACAGACCTCCAAAAGAGGCGTTCAGAGGCCTTCTCCAAACCTCACAAGCCATTTTAATACAGCATACTGCTTATAGGtctatttttatcatttgaaGTCTTCCAACAGTATAACAAGATACACAAGATTGTACACAGGAAAAAATTATACATTGGCCTTGTTTGATCTGGAGTCACATTTTGAGAAGAAATGGATAACATCTCTTCTCACCACTTTTTCACTGTCACAGCTCTGGATGAGTGGGACTGGACCAGCaggatcatatttttttcatttgctctTCCAGGTTACCTTCTGACTATTGTTCTTAATGCCACCTTGATTATGATTATTGCTTTTGAGAAAGCCCTGCATGAGCCCATGTACATTTTCTTGTGTAATCTGTGTGTTAATGATCTGTGTGGAACTACAGGGTTTTATCCCCGGGCACTGGTGTATTtactcacaaaaacaaacaggatTTCACTTGAGGAATGTATTGTACAAAGTATTGTCATCATTGTTTATGGAGCTGGTGAATTCTCAAATTTAAGTGTCATGGCTGTTGATAGGTACATAGCGATCTGTCAACCTTTACGTTATCACAGCATTATGTCACCTTTCGCTGTGTGGAGCCTGGTGACTTTTATTTGGATATATCCTTGTTTTCTGAGTATAATGGCCATTTTAGTTGCTATGAAATAccccttttgcagaaatgacatAGTTAAACTTTTCTGTGAAAACCTGTCCTTGGTTAATCTTCAATGCAAACAAGATAATttaaatgggatttttaatgGATGGATGTATGTCACTGCAATTGCCTTAATTAGTTTTGTTCTGAtttcctattttaaaataattctagCTTGTAGAAGATCTAAAGTAAATCAAGAGAAGTTCTTCAGCACATGCATACCACACTTGATTACCTTTCTGAACTACATAGCCTGTGTTTTTTTCGATTCCTCCCAGACAGAATTTAGAGCAAAATCATTGCCTCGCatgttatatacttttttaactgTTATATTCCTGATTGTTCCCCCTGTAGTCAATCCTGTAATATATGGTATTAAATTAAGCCCAGTAAGGGCAAAAATACTGTGTATTTTCCGAAGTTTAAGGATTAAGAACTTGTAGCACACACTATTATAATTTAGTGCTGACTTCTTTTTGTCTTTACTCTGCATTACTCTGacatttactgtttttgttttgagatgttcatatataatgttattttaacaggATAATTTATTCTTTAAGCTGTACTATTTATATTACATGATGTAACAGGAGAAAGaagtaattgtatatttatatttatataagtgcTTGTGTCTTAGCATTTGACACTGGATATATCTTGCGATATTAAAGCTGACAAAGCAGGCCTGTGTCACATTCATTAAAACAATGGTTCTCACAATTACAGTTGATCTGTATAGGTTGCTACAGTATTAATGATGACATCAAAAGTATCAAAGTAGCACTTTGATGCCATCTTCTGGTTAAAAACTTATATGCGCCCCAGATTTTTGTAAGACTACTGGCAAGCCAAAATCAAGGACTGAATACAATTCTAGTTGGTTATTTTctctgaagcattttttttttttcattcagaaatggctaaatttcacaaataattacaaagaaattattCTAGTTGGTCCATTATTGTTATTTGCTGGCCATCACTGAATGTTTCAGTGCAAGAAGATTATACTACAAACCATGCCTTAAATATTTTGGTAGGGGTGGGGGCTCGTCATGCTTGACACAGCAGCCACAATAGCACTGTATAACTGATAtaggcttatgttttattttttcccctttttattcGAAATATTTCCAAACATGTTAACTATATCAggaaatatcttgattctcaagCATGTGTAAGTAAATGCGTTTTGCACCATATTGTTATCTGATCTAATGGGTGATGTTTGACGACTGCTGCTGCTTCTCACCAAGTTGTAGGCCTATTGTTAAACAAACTCTGCTGACTCTATCGCCTTCAAACGGCTGTAgttcagtcattttttaaatgaatcattccgactcattttgccagcacggatCACATATTAGCCTGTTGACGATTTAGCAAACACTCCACTCACCTTAACCGCTCAAAATGCCAGAGTTTCTGTTCGGTGATGAGTTATGCTCGCTCTCATGATTCCTCTCTCATTAAAAATGAACGACACGAGGCAAGTATAAGactggctcacactacaggatttttaaaatcctaaCCGATTATGAAATCTGGCTGCAGCACACACATTAGGAGAATCTTCGCAGATTATCTTCCCTcaaatcttaaacatgcacacactacaagatttaaacatCGTGGCACATTACACACTACTAGATATCATTAAGATTTTCAAGCCAGGGAGCGCCTCACGTGATCTCACTTAGCAGATCGTCAttgatatttgtttacatatattaGCTAGCATACTAGCAGCTTTCTGCACTCACCCGGTGCATTCAAAACTGAGGCGATTTCACTCCAGCGCGTCTCATTCTCCTTACGGTTGTGATGCGTTTTCGACACATTATACAGACAGTCTTATTACTACAAAATGTCAAGAAACAGTTTCCTGTGTCTCCACTATCTAATGGAGCCGTACATCAGCTGTTTTATGGTTTTGCGCATTGGCTGCAAAAGTACTGATGTAATCATATAGCCTTCATCATCCCGatttaaatcctaaatatcaaacatgtttgatattaattGGAGCTGCCCCGATTTGCGTGCGAGCAGATCGGGAGGTGCAAGATTCGATCGGTGAAAGCCTCACATTACCAGATAATCCGCGCTGAACATCGGGACAGATCGAGGTGCTCGACAAGATGTTTGCTGCGATTCTCGGGAGGGGGAAATCTTGGCTAAATCGGgctaaaaatcctgtagtgtgagccaggcTTAAGAGATTTTTTATGCAGTGTAGacgattttattgattttaatagaACGTTCTGAGATGGCGAActgagatgagtgacagcttcTTTCAAACTAGCACTTCTGTTGCcccgggttcgattgacgtcagagttcggttgggtgatgtgaacgctgtcttccga
This window of the Cyprinus carpio isolate SPL01 chromosome A21, ASM1834038v1, whole genome shotgun sequence genome carries:
- the LOC109091864 gene encoding olfactory receptor 146-like codes for the protein MHNISFPHFLTVTVLNDWDWTSRIIFFSFALSAYLLTIVLNAALIMIIAFEKALHEPMYIFLCNLCVNDLCGTTGFYPRALVYLLTETNRISFEECIVQCLAIVMYATGEFTNLSVMAVDRYIAICQPLRYHSIMSPFAVRSLVTFIWIFPFFIGVLAISLALKHPLCRYDMNRLFCEHLTLLNLACKQDIFQGIINGFIYISKAVFFVFVLMSYLKIILACRKSKVNREKFYSTCVPHLISFMITTCGLSDSLLTRFKAETLSNIASTFLSVIILTFPPVVNPVIYGIKLGPIRAKILYIFKSPRINNL
- the LOC109086607 gene encoding olfactory receptor 13C8-like, whose product is MDNISSHHFFTVTALDEWDWTSRIIFFSFALPGYLLTIVLNATLIMIIAFEKALHEPMYIFLCNLCVNDLCGTTGFYPRALVYLLTKTNRISLEECIVQSIVIIVYGAGEFSNLSVMAVDRYIAICQPLRYHSIMSPFAVWSLVTFIWIYPCFLSIMAILVAMKYPFCRNDIVKLFCENLSLVNLQCKQDNLNGIFNGWMYVTAIALISFVLISYFKIILACRRSKVNQEKFFSTCIPHLITFLNYIACVFFDSSQTEFRAKSLPRMLYTFLTVIFLIVPPVVNPVIYGIKLSPVRAKILCIFRSLRIKNL